tttttttttttatattttgtttgtttatttgagagagagtgaaaaagagagatcacagagggagagggagaagcagactcattgCTGAGAGAAGAGTCCAATtcgaggctctatcccaggaccctgagatcatgacctgagccaaaagcagaggcttaacccactgagccacccaggcgcccctggtctatgagtattattaattttttcccccttagcttAGCTGCtttgtttctctgatttacttTGTTCTGCCCGTTTTAGTCTCTATTTTTCTGGCTTTCTTCAAAGTCCAGAGATCCCCCATTGTACATCCATGTTTAAAATGAGAGTTGCAAACAGGTGTACAAACACAAGAATGACATAACCAGAAAAGTGATTGGAAGCTGATGGGGAGGTTGGGACCTGGACATGTGCTTATATACTCCATGTCAGTATCTAAAGGTCTTTTCTCTTTGGCTGGTCCGTTTGCCGAGAGGACTTTTCCAATAATCTGCTTTGGAGGTATAAATAAGCATGGGAAAGGGTGACTGTCTCATTGCTCACTctgttttatccatttcttttaaatatggcCCCTTACGGCTGTCCTCATAGTGTCTTGGTGTTCTCATGTCCAGAGCCTCCCTGGTTCAAAGGTCTTCTGTTGGGATAGAAGAGATAGGGTTCTGCGGTGTGACATGGCTCACTTCTTAccagtttctctgtctctctcctctgtaGGTAAATTTcagacccccccccactcccttaAATTAGTTACCACTTATCCATCTTCCAAAATTGTTGCTGCCTAGTCTCCTGTCATTTCCTTTCCTATTATCTATCCTTGCTGGTCtgtatctttttcaaaattattattcttggggcacctgggtggctcagtgggttaaagcctctgtcttcagctcaggtcatgatccctgggattgagccccgcattgggctccctgctcagcagggagcctgcttcccttactctctctttgcctacttgtgatctctgtcaaataaatcaataaataaaatccttataaaaAATTATCCTTACATCATCATTGTATAGGGTTAAAGGAAGGAGTGAAGATATAAATATGATGTtcaatgtttgtttattttgaagtGTTGAGAGCCTACCatcagcagaggaggaggacgaTGCTTCCGGCTGGGGAAATAGCCAGCATAGAAGTTTGGTTAGAAGGGGGACTTCCTGAATTCCCGGTAGAGCCTGCAAACAGATTGGTTTTTCAGTTTGCCTTGAGGGATTATGGAAAATGAGGATCTACAGGTAGGGAGAAAGTGGCCAAATGCAGTCTTCAGAGGCCTAGTTGAAAATTTATACTTAGTAATATAATTACTACATATGACATTTTGGGGCACTTAATCTTTTCACATAATTTTACCCATGGGACGAGCCTCACAGTTAATTAGTGTTTATTGTAACTGTTTCATAGCTAGGTTAACTGAGGTATGGAAGTACTGGCTTTTTTCTAGggccacagagcaaggagccaatgGGGAGGAAGGACAGGCGTTGAGGTGGAGAGAGGTACGCAGGCGAGCCGTGTCTGGGTCGGTCCCTGGATGGTGGTGCTGGAACAGGGAGGTAAGCTAAGGCTGCGGCCTAACAGTGTCTTTGGCAGGAAGTACCCTTGATCTGTGTGACTTGCAGATTCTGCCTTTGTGAATCCACTTTCTCACTCAATGTGTTTACTATCCCAAATCAGTACTGGCAGTGTTTTCAGTTATTTGCAGACATGCTCAGAGCAGTGAAAAATTTGTCACCCGACACCTAGCTTCCCTGCTGAGGCTAAAAAGGGGGACATTCtggctcctggtttcagctctcCTACTGTAAACATGTTCTATATATTGCTATGTTTTCTGATTGCTGGTGATTCAGTGCACTAGAATGACCCCTAAGCGCTGACGTAGTGGCCAGCGCTCCTACGTGTTGTGTGTCGGGTAAACTTCGGTACGGCACGATTCAGAGGGCTGGTGGTTCTGAGTTCAGCGAATCCGTGGTTGCTTGATGAACATGGTGTGACCAGGGGCTCATAGAAACCTAACCTTGCATTTCCCCAAGGAGCAACGGTTCAGTGTTTGCTGGTTGGGTGTTTGCTGTGACTGGGAAGAACAGAACCACTGTGCATAACGGGGCTCCTGGCAGCCTCAGTCCGTAGAGCCTGTGACCCCtcatctcgggattgtgagttcaagccccacattgggcgtggagcctggttaaaacaaaacaaaacacaactacTGTGGATAACGAGAATCAATGGTATTTATTAGTGCTCTCGGCTCTAGATGAAGAAAGTGGTCTGAGTGTTCGCTGAGAAAGGAATGGAGAATTTGAGCTCCTGTCGTGCATTGCCTGACTTCTCCCCTAGGAGTTAAATGTCCCAGTGGGATGTCACAGTGAGGCCTGAGCACGGATATTCCGGCTCCTCAGACTGAAGCATGATAGGACCCTCACGCCTGGTGGAAGAGTCTGTGGGAAACAGTCCCCTCCCATCTCTGTGTTTACTGTGCATAGATTAGGCTGACAGGGTAGCACTGTAATGTAATTCTCCCTTCCAATCACTTCTTGCCCCCACATCCGTCCTTGGTTCCTTTACCCCTTTGGCTGCTCCAGCCAAACACCTGGGTGTCATCCCTAATTCCCTTCCTCCGTCCCCTGCATCCGGTCTACCGGCAAGGTCTGTGGGTCTACCTGTTGCTGCTCAGCCCCATGCCCTCCCTTCCGTTCTGTTTTCACTGCTGGGTTTTCCAGATCCCCTTGCCACCTGTTGATTTCTGCCAGTGGGAGGCGCCAGCAGGATATGAGAAGGTGGGAGACAGGAAGCAGCAGCTGTTACTCACAGTTGCCATGGTAGTGGGGCGAAGGTGTGCGGACTTTAGTGCCTCGCTGTGGCACCCTCTCAGCCACTCAAGACCACTGCAGCACCCCTTCTGCCCCGGCACCTGCAGCAGATACCTCCCCTTGCGCCTCTCCTTCCTGCAGTCCACCTTCCTGTCTCCCTTTTGCTCTGTCAGCCCTTCCAATGCTTTGTGACCAATTTCCCACATTTAACACCCCATGGTAGAATAACtagcatgggggcacctgggtggctcagtgggttaaacctctgccttcagcttgcgtcatgatctcagggtccggggattaagccctgcatagggctctctgctcagcagggagcctgcttccacctctgtctgcctgcctctctgcctgcttgtgctctctctccctgtcaaataaataaataaaatcttaaaaaaaaaaaaaaagaataactagcatgggggcgcctgtgtggcacagtcggttaagtgtccgattcttgatttcagctcaggtcatgatctcagggtcaggagattgggctccatgctaggtgtgggGTGTgcatcagattctctctctctctctgcccctccccaccctctaaaagagcaaagaaaaggaaaaaaggaagggaaggaaagagaagggagaaataagggaagggaagggaagggaagagaagggaatggaagggagaggagaagggagggagtgaaggaaggaaggaaaaaaggaaggaaggatgaactAGCATAATTTCTGACTTCCTGACTGGAGCATGGCTGATGTAGCCTCCAAATTATTTCCTGAATCGCCCCGTCTCTACTTCTACCACTACTTCCTCCCTCATCCGGGGCACAGTCACCTCTCACCCGGATGGTGCACCAGCTCAGCTGTCtggagaccacaaccacacaggTCTGGAGCTAGACAGTCAGGGAAACCTGTAAGGCGGCAGCAGTAACTGGTGAGAGACCCCAGGAAAATCAGTTCTGGGAAAACATGATTCACTTAATGCCATTATTGGGCCCGATCCTTATCTCGGCTTGCATAAGAATCGGTCTGTCTTGTCTCTTTCATATTATAGAACAGCACAACAACCTGAAAGATAGAGCATTTTACTTGTGAAATCTTTGCCAATAACattaagaatggaagaaaataattctgtCGCTGTCTCAAAAAGAACATCTTTGAAGCTTTCCTCCCAACCTGAGCACCCCCAGAATCCCAGACATTCCAGTCCTTCTATTCTTCTAACTCAAGTCTCCACAGCGGTGTAAATGCGTATTCCCATGGGAAGAAAGCCGGAAACAGGCAGAAGCCATTTAAAGAAGCCGCACAGTTCATTCTGGCAGAGGGGGCAGCGGACTTCGGTGTCCCATCAGGCTGTGGTGGAGGCACGGTTGCCACAAGGCTGATGACTGTCCCTCCTCAGCCAGGGCAGCGGTGCCAGCTCAGCCTTGGAGCGGAGACCCAGCGTGTCTCAGCTGAAGGTTAATGTCTCTGCATCTCCAGCTTGGGAAGCGGAGTTGGATGGAGGGGTGAACGCTTTCTTGCCTTCAGCGAGAGCTTTAAAATGCTGTGAGGAGACAGGAGAGGGTACCTGGAGTGTTTGGCATGCTAGCGGCCATATTTGAGCAACAATTAACCTCTCGACAACCCGTTCAGCTCCAGTATTTTCCCAGTTCTACTTTCAGAACAATTCCTTGGTGTTGTCTTGGAAAAACAGCTAGGCATTTGCCCCACCTCCTTCAGAGATGAACCCCCTTTTTCCTTCTGCCCTGCGTCCATTCATTAAGCCCTGTGGTTCTCCCACAGGAGGGAGTGTCCCTGCGGGACCCTCGCAGGCCTGGTCACTCCAAAGGCCCACAGCTCTTCTGCTTCCCTGCCTGTGCAAGTCCCACCCTTCCTGCTTGCTGTTCTTTGAATGATGGGGAAGGGTGAGTTACCAGAAATATCCTTCCTTGTCCAAGGACAAATCCCAGCGGGCTGGGAAGAGTGGAGACTGGAGCGCTCCTCACTACAGCAGAAGACACTCTACGCTGGTCTTACCTGTGAGTTCTTGAATTCTgagtagagggagaagagcaGGTGCAGGGACTGAATCCGACTCTTGTAGACAGGAATGTCTAGgatggctgaaatcaagagcttgCGTGAGCAGAACCAATCACAACTGGGCATTATGGGGCGTTTATGTTTCGGAAAGCCATGTCCCTCCCAGATGGGATGTGTCGCTGTGACTCTGGGGGCATAAGCCCAAATACACCTTCAGGGCTGCCAAACAGCAAACTGGCTTGGAGTGTGGGGTGTAACTCAAGATACTGTCTTCCCAGAGCAAATGAGCTTTTTCAAAAGACCACGATGTATTCGTCCAGAAACGCGGACAAGAAGGGACGGAAGAGCTTACCGCAGATCATGTCGATGTACTCCGCCAGGCTGCAGTCAATCTCTGCCGTGGGCAGGCTCACCTAGAAGTCAATGCGGGGCGGACCAGAGTCCGAAGGCTGAAGTTTCACTGGGGCCAGcacctctgtctttctctctctctctcttttttttccccaaagattttatttttttgtgagagagagagagagcgcgcgcacgcgcacacacaagcgggagaacggcaggcagagggagaagcagacctcctgttgagtaggaagcccaatgaggggctccatcccaggatcctgggatcatgacctgagcacaaggcagatacttaactgatgaCCCACCCAAgggtccctttctctttctctctggaggaAGAGAGCTCCTAGCATACGTGTGTCATGGGCTGAATTGggtttcccccaaattcatatattgattGAAGTCTGAGTgcctagtacctcagaatatgactgtattaGAGACATACAGTTTTAGAAGAGATAAATTTTttagaaggttttatttatttacctatttgttagagagagcgagcgtgcacaagtagggggagcagcaggcagagggagaagcaggctccctggtgagcagggagtcggatgagggactcgatcccaggtccccaggatcattacctcagccgaaggcaaacgcttaaaccactgagccacccaggcgtcccatcagtTTCCTTTGCTTGGTATTGAAGAGCTCTTTGCTTGGACAGTAATCacttcatatgtatatatatatatttaaataattttttttagtctATCACTCTTTTGTTTGCTTAACAGTAACTACTGGTACTTAGAACTCTATTTTTGAATCTAAATTGTCACATTTTCCCCACTATGACTTTtaactttctttctaaaaaaatttttttttctttatttacttgagagagcaagcaagagagagagaaagagagcgagtgagcacatgagaagggggacgggcagaggaaaagggagaagcaggtttcccgctaagcaggaccctgggatcatgacctgagctgaaggtagatgctttaactgactgagccacccagccactctgacttttaatattcttaaaagcAAGAGAAATATGACACAAAAGAGGATGATTAGATTTAGACAGCACACAAAATAGGCAGGTTGGTCTGGGTTGTTAGAAATCAGGACAGTGATTACGTTGGGAGGCGGAAGCATGAATGGGCCGCCAAGATGGTAGTGATGTTCTGTGTTTTGATCTGATGTGTTCGTTACACAAAGGTGTTCGGCTGCTGaaaattaatgtgtgtgtgtctctgagtGTGAATTATATTacaattaaaaagcaaatgataataaaaatacaggaaaaggggcacctgactggcttagtcagtagagtatgcaactcttgatctcagggttgtaagtttgagccccacattgggtatagagattatttaaaaataaaatctaaaaaaaagaaaaacttaaagggcacctgggtggctcagttggttaagtgttggactcttcattttagctcaggtcgtgatctcagggtcatgggatcgagccccgcatcaggcttcgcactcagtggggaatctgcttctctccctctccctctgccccttctcacgCTTTTGTGCTGGtgttcacacacactctctcaaataaatataaataaataagtaaataaataaataaattcttaaagttggttaattaaaaaaacttaaaaataatacaggGCCTTCAAGTAAATGACACACTTTTTTTTAGCTTCTGCTCCCTCCACTTACCTTGCCCAAAAGCTCTTCAAACTCTGGGGACCATTCCTGCATCAGCGTGTCAATATCAGGCATGGGCCTACATGGACAGAGGTAAGTATGAGCAAGAAACGTGGACCAATGACATCAGCAACCTCTGGATCAGGAGATTGTAGGATGAAGGGAGGTGGTCAGTCTGAGAATACAGACTGGGCCGATGTATCCAGGGTCTGGGGGTCTGGAAGAACGGCTAAGGAATACCAGATAAATCACAATCTTTATGTCTGCAATTTTAGCCAGTAGCTGTCAAGATCAACAGGACCTCAGGTTAACCCAGTATGTGTTCTGCCTGTGGGCCTTCATCTCAGAGGCAATGTATCTGTGGGTGGTGAAGGTTTCCGGGGGTTACTGTGGGGAGGGTAGTACTTCTTACCTGGTGTAGTGCACGGTCGCAGGGGGCTTAGAACGGTGTAACTCCGAGATGCTCTCAATCCATGTGTCAATGGCTTTGGGATTCTTCTCTGCATCTTCTAGGCTCTTTACTTTCATATGTTGCTATAAAAATAAGGGGAAACCCTGGCTGATGGGATTAAAGtaactctcttatttttttttaagatcttatttatttatttgtcagagagaaagagagagagagagcgagcgagcacaaccagggaagcggcaggcagaggtggaggaagaagcaggctccccaggcatcccaatagcTCTCTTGTTTTAACGGGATGGCTCATCATTGCTGCTGTTTCATATACAGCAGGTAGCTGATGAATGGGGAAGCGTGACGGCAGCCAATGGAGATGAGAGGAAACTCTGCTGAATTTTCTGGAGCCATGCAAAGGGGGCAGCTCAACAGGATAGGACTGACCACACCGAGATGGTATTTCATACCACTAGGATGGCTGGAATAAACAAGACAGGCagtgacaagtgttggtgaaacTGCCACTCTcgttcattgctggtgggattgtaaaatggttcagctcctttggaaaacagtgtggcggtTCCTCAAAGTGTTAAGCAGTTAGCACCAGCCTAGCAATCCCTCTCCTACAtacatacccaagagaaataagaaTATATGCCCAAGCAAAAACTGGTATGTACACACAAGCTCACAGCAGCATGTTAGTAAAAGTGGGAACAATTAGAGAACGGATAGCCACATTGTGATatgtccacacaatggaatatgagtGAGCCATAAAACAAGGAGTGaagtatgattttacttatatggggaaatcttaaaaaaaattgaataaacaaaaagcagaatcagacctacaaatacagagaacaaactggtgtttgCCAGAGGGTAGGGAGTAGAAGGGATaggcaaaacaggtgaaggggagtgagagatacaggcttccagttacggaGTGAGTCACAGGAGTAGAAGGCACGGCCTAAGGGCTACAGCCCGTAGTGCTGTAATAGCGCTGTGTGGTGGCAGCCGGTAGCTACGCTGGTGGTGAGCACAGCGCAGGGTACAAACTTGTCcagtcactgtgttgtacacctgaaaccaccGTAACACTGTATGTCAGCTGTACTcaaatagaaaaaggaaggaactgAAGTACTTAGCAGGGTCTAGGAGGAGTGGGGAATGAGGAGCGACTACTAATGAGATTTCTTTCtggaataatgaaaatgttcttaagTTAGACAGCAGTGATAATTTGTACAGCTCTGTGAACacactaaaaatcactgaattgtacaatCTAGAAGGGCAAACTTCATTGTAagtaaattatatctcagtgaactgttttttaaaaaaatagggttGGCCTGAAACCACAGCCATCCCTTTTGATGGGCAGTAAGTCAAGTGCACAGATACCAGCCTGGGCTATTATCTTACTGTGACGTTGTGCTGTTTGGAATTCTCAGTTAACCAGAGCGAGAGCACTGTGGGGTCCGACTGCTTTGTAGAAGGCTCGTCCAATACCAACAGGCCAAGGTTGTCAGGCTTTCCATCAGGACGTGGGACCTGgttaagagaaaggaagagacagaaaaaaatgggagGGGGCACATAAAAAGGTCAGACCTACTGTTTCCAATAAGTCAAAGAGGAAGACCTCTTCCCATTCATCATTAATTACTGGTTATTAAAAGGCATGCTTGTCTGTCATGCAGTACTAAAGCACTATCTACAAAAAAACACATGATCTACAGTGCCTTAAATGTAAAGCTACTAATTAGGAGGTAAATGAATGAcaagtttttaatatataatgattCAATCAAGTATTGCCTAAATAGCAATGAGTAGAATTAGGAGAACCAGATTGAGAACTCCAATGAAATGAAGAACATATATAAAGGTAACCAATGCTAGACAAGGGAATTAGTTGGATTGTTAACAGTAATAGGCCAGAAGAAACACCTAAGAGGTCATTTTTAGGATGTGCCAACTGTACCTTTAAGAATGCGTCAATATCCCCAACAGCAGggataaaatcaggaatgaaaggtTTCAGTTTGTGGTCCAGGTCAATCAACTGAGGTGTGTACCTAGGAGACATTGCCAAGGGAAGGTAGAGAAAGTCAGAGAAGTGGACTTTACCGCTCAGGCTGAAAAAATCTAGGAAGAACAGGCTTGTTACAGACTAGTGGTAGGAAAGGGGTGGGGGTCACGGGAGGAAGGCCTCGTGCTCACCTGCTGATATACTGGAAGAGTTCCTTAATCTCTGCGGAGACTGGCAAATGCTCATAATCTGCAGGATCATAAGCCCTGGAGAAAGGAAAGTACGCTGCAAGGTGGCCAGAGAAGGGCAGATGGAGCAGATGTGGCCGAGCGCAGGTTCAGGATCAGTCAGTGCGGCCCCCGCTGCCCAACTTTGACCACAGACCCTGTGACTCTGAACCTGGTTTGGGCCCCACCGACATCTGCCTTTCCTGTGTGGTTGGCAAGgcaactttaaagatttttctttttttttttttaatttgacagagagagagagagagtgcacgagagaaggaatacaagcagggggagtgggagagggagaagcagggttccagggagcagggagcccaatgcggggctccatcccagggccctaagatcatgacctgagctgaagacagaggctcaacccactgagccacccaggtgctcttaggcaccccaagattttaattTCTGACATGAAAATAGTTTTCCTCAAGAGAATTTTTACAAAGATGTTTTCAACAGCggtatttataaaagtaaaacattaGAAACAACATATCCAATACTTAAAAGATGGTTAGGTATATTAAGTTGAATACtgtatagttattattatttttaatttttaagtaagctctacacccaacatgaggcttgaactcacaacccagaggtTAAGAGTCACACACTACtgatgagccagccaggagtcccaGATACTGTATGCTTATTAAAGAGTACTTGTATTGATACAGGAAATgtatgcagtaaaaaaaaaatagtagaacacataaattataacaattattattttttaagattttatttatttgacagagggagagagggaatataagcagggggagtgggagaaggagaagcaggcctcccattcattgagcagagagctcaatgcggactccatcccaggatgctgggatcatgacctgagccgaaagcagacgcttggctgggccacccaggcgccctaattatAATTAAGTGAAGTGTAATGAACATTGGCTAAGTACGTAAGTGActtgaaagttatttaaaaagtcCTTCTGGGGAGAGtagcttaaaaaattaaatatattattgataTGAAGTTTCCATTTCCCCAGATTATAATTTATGAAAGCAGGATATGATTATGAAATAAATTGGGAAGCATGAAAAGTCAGTCTGGAATTAAACCTTTGTCTCATTAACTAGTGTCTACCTGCAGGTGAATAATCCACAGGGAACTTATCTTTATTAAACTATGTCATAAGTGATACATACAGATGATATAAAGTAAAAGGAACAAATGTATATAGTGAAAAGTCATGGCTCACTTCCACACTTGTCCCCTTGTCACCAAGTTCCTCCTCCAAAGTAATCACTATTATTAGTCTCTAATATTTCCTAAAGATAGTCTCTGTAATATCTGTCTCATACACATGGTAGCACAGCATAAACATTCTTtatatctttctatttttgttttaattttatgtattcttttattattattattattatttatttatttgacagacagagatcacaagtaggcagagacagaggagaaagcagcccccccctccccccggctcagcagagagcctgatgcaaggcttgatcccaggaccctgggatcacgacctgagctgaagatgctCAACCATccgagccattcaggtgcccctctttacaCCCTTTTACAATTTAACACTCTCTCTTGGATATTGTGCTTTACAGTGGAGAGAgtgctgtcttttattttttaatggccatttttaaatggaatcCTACTGATTGGCTACACCAACGTCACTTTGTTTAACCAGTAATGGTAATTGAAATGAATGGGCTTTAGAATCCACTCTGATTAAAACGTCtaggggtggggcgcctgggtggctcagtgggttaagcctctgtttcggctcaggtcatggtcccagggtcctaggatggagtcctgcatcgggctctctgctcagcagggagtctgcttcctcctctctctctctgcctgcctctctgcctctcagtaccactctctgtcaaataaataaataaaaatctttttttttttaaagattttttatttatttatttgacagacagagatcacaagtaggcagagaggcaggcagagagagagagagaggaggaagcaggctccctgccgagcagagagcccgatgcgggactggatcccaggaccctgagatcatgacctgagccgaaggcagtggcttaacccactgagccacccaggtgcccaaaaaatcttaaaaataaaaaataaaaacaaacagctaGGGGTGGGTCATGACTCATCTAGCATAAGGGCTGGACAGGGTAAGgagattttttcaaagattttatttatttatttatttgacagagtgacaatgagagagggaacacaagcagggggagtgggcaagggaaaagcaggcctcctgctgagcagggagcccaatgtgggactcgatctcaggaccctgggatcatgaactgagctgaaggcagatgcccaatgactgagcgccctaaggagatatttttaaaagatttatttatttatttatttgatagagagatagtgagagagagcatgagcagggaggagagggagaagtagggagcctgacttggggctcagtcccagggtcctgggatcatgacctaggccaaaggctgatgcttaactgactgagccacccaggcatcccagagatttttttttaagattttattttatttatttgagagagagagagagaacatgagtgggggtgggaaggctctcagtcccaggaccccaggattatgacctaagatgaaggcagatgcttaactgactgagccaccaaggcatctgggtaagattttttttaccaAAGCATCACCAGGGACATCTGCCTCCATGTGGGGTACCAGAAGCACTTACTCTCCACTCTCTCAAAAGGTGCTGAGCCTAAGCAGAAATGcttctgtgcatgtgtgttttccTTGCTAAACAGAATTGCTTGggtatgtatataaattttattttccctttcccaaaataagagctccctgaaggcagggacCACCTTTTAGATTTATTCAGCAAATCCTCATGAACCCTCCGAGCCCACAAATATTTCAGATAATGCAAGTGACATCACAGAACTCAGTGAGGCAGTGTagccaggaaagaaggaaaattcatTCTGTTGGTTTCTGAGAATGTGAAAATCCTAAGTAAGGGAGATCAAAAGAGATGCTAGAATTTCACTCCCAACTCATCTCCTCCCAGGGCAGCGTCTTCCTCCCTGGCTTGGGGGTCCTCAGCCAGGGGGCTTTCCTCACCCTTCCAGAGGGGCCCCGTGCTCTTCGTCATCGTCATCTTCATCAGAATCTGTCTCAG
The genomic region above belongs to Neovison vison isolate M4711 chromosome 7, ASM_NN_V1, whole genome shotgun sequence and contains:
- the IFT46 gene encoding intraflagellar transport protein 46 homolog, which produces MADNSSDEYEEENNKEKKTSQLTPQRAFSENDDDDDDSSETDSDEDDDDEEHGAPLEGAYDPADYEHLPVSAEIKELFQYISRYTPQLIDLDHKLKPFIPDFIPAVGDIDAFLKVPRPDGKPDNLGLLVLDEPSTKQSDPTVLSLWLTENSKQHNVTQHMKVKSLEDAEKNPKAIDTWIESISELHRSKPPATVHYTRPMPDIDTLMQEWSPEFEELLGKVSLPTAEIDCSLAEYIDMICAILDIPVYKSRIQSLHLLFSLYSEFKNSQHFKALAEGKKAFTPPSNSASQAGDAETLTFS